A genomic segment from Streptomyces antibioticus encodes:
- a CDS encoding isoprenyl transferase, producing the protein MVVRGFLGRQRREYKAPEPHPSGARAPKLPGELVPEHVAIVMDGNGRWAKERGLPRTEGHKVGAERVLDVLQGSIEIGVRNISLYAFSTENWKRSPDEVRFLMNFNRDFIRKTRDQLDELGIRVRWVGRMPKLWKSVAKELQVAQEQTKGNDRLTLYFCMNYGGRAEIADAAQALAEDVKAGRLDPSKVNEKTLAKYLYYPDMPDVDLFLRPSGEQRTSNYLLWQSAYAEMVFQDVLWPDFDRRDLWRACVEFASRDRRFGGAIPNEELLAMEGSAPDPSAGS; encoded by the coding sequence ATGGTCGTACGCGGGTTCCTGGGGCGGCAGCGTCGGGAGTACAAGGCGCCGGAGCCGCACCCTTCCGGCGCCCGCGCGCCGAAGCTCCCCGGCGAGCTGGTGCCCGAGCACGTGGCGATCGTCATGGACGGCAACGGCCGCTGGGCGAAGGAGCGCGGGCTGCCCCGCACCGAGGGCCACAAGGTCGGCGCCGAGCGGGTCCTGGACGTGCTCCAGGGCTCGATCGAGATCGGTGTGCGCAACATCTCCCTGTACGCGTTCTCCACCGAGAACTGGAAGCGCTCGCCCGACGAGGTGCGCTTCCTGATGAACTTCAACCGCGACTTCATCCGCAAGACCCGCGACCAGCTCGACGAGCTGGGCATCCGGGTGCGCTGGGTGGGCCGGATGCCGAAGCTGTGGAAGTCGGTCGCCAAGGAGCTCCAGGTCGCCCAGGAGCAGACCAAGGGCAACGACCGCCTCACCCTGTACTTCTGCATGAACTACGGCGGCCGCGCCGAGATCGCCGACGCCGCGCAGGCGCTCGCCGAGGACGTGAAGGCGGGCCGCCTCGACCCGTCGAAGGTCAACGAGAAGACCCTCGCCAAGTACCTGTACTACCCGGACATGCCGGACGTCGACCTGTTCCTGCGCCCGAGCGGCGAGCAGCGCACCTCCAACTACCTGCTCTGGCAGAGCGCGTACGCCGAGATGGTCTTCCAGGACGTGCTGTGGCCGGACTTCGACCGCCGCGACCTGTGGCGGGCCTGTGTCGAGTTCGCCTCCCGCGACCGCCGCTTCGGCGGGGCCATCCCGAACGAGGAACTCCTCGCCATGGAGGGCTCGGCCCCCGACCCGTCCGCCGGCTCGTAG
- a CDS encoding MFS transporter → MSSFGTWLAFSAFPLIAVVVLHAGPAEVAALAAVGPAVGALLAVPLGPWVEFRRKRPVMIAADLVRCAALLSVPAAYALDALGFWQLLLVSAVVAAADIAFTAASGAFLKGLVAPGDLLVANGRFEATMWTSSMLGPPLGGALTALFGPVLTVAADAVSYLLSAAGLRAIGGREPRPVRQDPAQRLRAADLFAGWRHLLTHRALRPLFLNAVLVNGLIMASAPPLAVLMLGPLGFAPWQYTLAFAVPCAGGLLGSRLAPRLVARFGRRRVLRTAGMLRALWPVGLAFVSAGPGGLALVMAVEFGLIFLSAVFNPVLATSRLELTPTDRVARTLSAWSVASRASVAVLTALWGALAAFTGPRTAIGLAAVLLWATPLLLAAGTPKGAVPAPACR, encoded by the coding sequence ATGAGCAGCTTCGGGACCTGGCTGGCGTTCAGCGCGTTTCCGCTGATCGCCGTGGTGGTGCTGCACGCGGGCCCGGCCGAGGTGGCGGCGCTGGCGGCCGTGGGCCCGGCGGTGGGGGCGCTGCTGGCGGTGCCGCTCGGGCCGTGGGTGGAGTTCCGGCGCAAGCGGCCGGTGATGATCGCGGCGGATCTGGTGCGGTGCGCGGCGCTGCTGAGCGTGCCCGCCGCGTACGCGCTGGACGCTCTCGGGTTCTGGCAGCTCCTGCTGGTGTCGGCGGTCGTCGCGGCGGCGGACATCGCGTTCACGGCGGCGAGCGGGGCGTTCCTGAAGGGGCTGGTGGCGCCGGGGGACCTGCTCGTGGCGAACGGGCGCTTCGAGGCGACGATGTGGACGTCCAGCATGCTGGGCCCACCGCTCGGCGGGGCCCTGACGGCGCTGTTCGGGCCGGTGCTCACGGTCGCGGCGGACGCGGTCAGCTATCTGCTCTCGGCGGCGGGCCTGCGCGCGATCGGCGGCCGGGAGCCGAGGCCCGTACGGCAGGACCCCGCGCAGCGGCTCCGCGCGGCGGACCTGTTCGCGGGCTGGCGCCATCTCCTCACGCACCGGGCGCTGCGCCCGCTGTTCCTGAACGCGGTCCTGGTGAACGGTCTGATCATGGCGTCCGCTCCCCCGCTGGCGGTGCTGATGCTGGGCCCGCTCGGTTTCGCGCCCTGGCAGTACACGCTGGCCTTCGCCGTGCCCTGCGCCGGCGGTCTGCTGGGCTCCCGGCTGGCCCCGCGGCTGGTGGCACGGTTCGGGCGGCGCCGGGTGCTGCGGACCGCGGGCATGCTGCGGGCGCTGTGGCCGGTGGGGCTGGCGTTCGTGTCGGCGGGGCCGGGCGGGCTGGCGCTGGTGATGGCCGTGGAGTTCGGTCTGATCTTCCTCTCGGCGGTCTTCAATCCCGTCCTGGCCACCTCCCGGCTGGAGCTGACCCCGACGGACCGGGTGGCCCGTACGCTGTCGGCCTGGTCGGTGGCGAGCCGGGCGTCCGTGGCGGTGCTGACGGCGCTGTGGGGCGCCCTCGCCGCGTTCACCGGCCCGCGCACGGCGATCGGCCTGGCGGCGGTGCTGCTGTGGGCGACGCCGCTGCTGCTGGCGGCGGGCACGCCGAAGGGGGCCGTGCCCGCGCCGGCGTGCCGGTGA
- the recO gene encoding DNA repair protein RecO, producing MSLFRDDGVVLRTQKLGEADRIITLLTRGHGRVRAVARGVRRTKSKFGARLEPFSHVDVQFFSRGSELVGRGLPLCTQSETIAPYGGGIVTDYARYTAGTAMLETAERFTDHEGEPAVQQYLLLVGALRTLARGEHAPHLVLDAFLLRSLAVNGYAPSFDACAKCGMPGPNRFFSVASGGSVCADCRVAGSVVPSPQTLLLLGALLTGDWETADACEPRHVREGSGLVSAYLHWHLERGLRSLRYVEK from the coding sequence GTGAGCCTGTTCCGGGACGACGGCGTCGTGCTGCGCACCCAGAAGCTGGGCGAGGCCGACCGGATCATCACCCTGCTCACGCGCGGGCACGGGCGGGTGCGGGCCGTGGCTCGGGGGGTGCGGCGGACCAAGTCGAAGTTCGGGGCGCGGCTCGAACCGTTCTCCCACGTCGACGTGCAGTTCTTCTCCCGGGGCAGCGAGCTGGTCGGACGCGGACTGCCGCTGTGCACCCAGAGCGAGACCATCGCGCCGTACGGCGGCGGCATCGTCACCGACTACGCCCGCTACACCGCCGGCACCGCCATGCTGGAGACCGCCGAGCGCTTCACCGACCACGAGGGCGAGCCCGCCGTCCAGCAGTACCTGCTGCTGGTGGGCGCCCTGCGGACGCTGGCCCGGGGCGAGCACGCCCCCCACCTCGTCCTCGACGCGTTCCTGCTGCGCTCCCTCGCCGTCAACGGCTACGCGCCCAGCTTCGACGCCTGCGCGAAGTGCGGCATGCCCGGACCCAACCGGTTCTTCTCCGTCGCCTCCGGCGGCAGCGTCTGCGCCGACTGCCGGGTGGCCGGCAGCGTCGTACCCTCGCCGCAGACCCTCCTCCTGCTGGGCGCGCTGCTCACGGGAGACTGGGAGACCGCGGACGCGTGCGAGCCGCGGCATGTGCGGGAGGGCAGCGGGCTGGTCTCCGCCTACCTGCACTGGCATCTGGAGCGCGGCCTGCGCTCCCTGCGGTACGTAGAGAAATAG